The genomic stretch TGTTACCTGGAGGACAGCATTCCTGGATCCTGAAGTAGCCCCTTATCAACAGCGGCATGAACACTACTTACAGTCGAACTTCATAGGACTGTGGGAGGGAATATGATTAGCTTTTTAGTGGAATACTGTTGGACATTGAACTTACATGACCCTGTAGGAGCTGTGGATGTTTTGCCTGCTGCTGTTAACAGTCAAGATCTTTAGTAGTAGCTAAGCAAGTGGAAAGCTGCCTTTTAAAAGCTGGTCGAGGTTTACACAACATAAAATTTCGAGTTAAACATGGGTATGTATGTGGCAGGTAGTTCTCATGCAATAATCCACAATCAACTAAGCATCATTCTTGCTCTTGAACCTTTTTCTGCACCAAATTAGCTAAATGATTCGTACCTtcttggggggggggggttttCAAGTTGTTTTCTACAAGACTGTTTTCTGTTTATAATCGTGCCATTGTGGATCAACTAGTTCTTAGCCTTGAAGAACCAACCAATAGAATGAATTGACATGCCACCAAAGTCTTCATCTTTGCTGCAATGGACTTTGTCTTATGACTTAAGGGATAATATTTCTGTTGATCGAGACTACACTTAGTTATTTATAAAtgataatatttcttttattatctttcctaataactaATGGCCAGGGTCCATATCTACATTTGTGGACTCAGAACTATCAAATTGGTCAGCTTTTACTGCCATGCTTTGGCGAAAGGTCATCATAGAACATACAGTTAGAAAACTGATATGCACACCCTCGATTGAAGACGACCATACTAATGCTACCACGCAACAGTATTGACTTCTTTGATATTGATACTTCATAGCAAAAGAATAAATCATTTTAGCTTTACTCTTTTATTTCCATTTTGGAAACAAAGAAGCAACAGGAATTCCCAACAAAAAGATGACCAAGTTTTCTACATACATGAACCCATTGGATTCATAAATACAAATGTATGCAAACACCAACATATGCCTACATgaaatgtgatatatatatatacaatattgcGTTGGTTGGCAAATAAGAGTGAAAACTTCCTTTTGAGGCAGCTGGGGTATGTACCTTCATTGATGTTTTGGAGGAACTAACATGCTGCATCATTTAGCAGTCAACTTTGGCCATCACCAGTGCTTTGTGAATCTGTGGTTGAGTGGGTTGCATCACTCTTCTTGGACTCCAGCATTCCTTTGTCTGTCAGCTCATCTTGGTTCATCTTGTGTTGTCTGCACTCAAAGCTACAAAACGACATCTCACCCCTGTAAATGGCAAGGGAAAGTATAGTCAAACAGAAGGAAGTAACCAAAGCATCCATGGTGGATGGGGATCATGAAGCATCCATAGGGACAACTTCTACTATCAAACATAAATCTTGTGTCAAATTTAGCTGCCCCATCCAATTTAAGAATCTAAACTGTTCACAACGAATTACTTTAATACCGGTCATCTACAGAAAGATACATAGTTTTAATGAATCAAAGAGTCAACTTTGTTGATGAAACCAATAAATAGTTTTAATGAATCACTTGCTTGATGTAAAGATATCGCAATAGCTTCaattaaacaaaaaagaaaaagagagacatACCATAATTCCAATTATGATGACTAATGCTCGAATAATTTGAAACTCAGTCTTTAATAACATGTTTGACTGGAATCATGTGATTCCAATCTATGAGTCAGTTATCACATCAAATCATCAAGTGATGATAAAtaatatcagaaaaaaaaaatacttgaaaaaagaGTTTCAAAAAGCACATCTGATGTAGACTCTGACATGCATCTTCTAGATTTGATTATAAACTATGTTCAGCCCCCAATGAGATTTCAATCTCATAATTGGGAGAGAGAAACGACTGGGGTGTTGGATCAAGCAATGTTCCTAAgccttttttttatcatataccAATCCAACAATTAAGCCCAAAATTGATCCGATCTTTCGTCCTGGAGATGTCAGAATTCTACAGAATTATGCGAAATCAGCAATAAAATGATCAAATCCAACAGAAAACAAGGACATTGTTCGCACCGATAGATGAAGGTATCGAACCCAGGGCCGAGGCGGCGATTGCAGAGGCCACAGGTCATCAAGAACTTGGTCGTCGCCCAGACGTCGCTGAAGCTTCGCCGATGGATGCTCCTCGGCGGCGCATCCAACGCCGCCGCCTCCACCCGCCGCTCCCGCATGAGGAAATCGTTGTGGCGACGACGGATACCCTCTCcgccct from Musa acuminata AAA Group cultivar baxijiao chromosome BXJ1-3, Cavendish_Baxijiao_AAA, whole genome shotgun sequence encodes the following:
- the LOC135636361 gene encoding FCS-Like Zinc finger 5-like codes for the protein MAEGKGNGMDAAALSRKRPRAPIRRTTSMKEFSAEDLAAAVEGGEGIRRRHNDFLMRERRVEAAALDAPPRSIHRRSFSDVWATTKFLMTCGLCNRRLGPGFDTFIYRGEMSFCSFECRQHKMNQDELTDKGMLESKKSDATHSTTDSQSTGDGQS